A window of Gallaecimonas kandeliae genomic DNA:
TTCGATCCCCAGGCGTTGTTCGCGCCGCTCAGCCTGCCGACACCGGTCAACGCCTACCGCAGCGGCAGCGGCCAGCCCGGCCCGCTGTTCTGGCAGAACAGGGCCGACTACCGCATCCAGGCCAGCCTCGACACCGAGGCCAAGGTGCTGAGCGCCGAGGAGACCATCAGCTACACCAACAACAGCCCCGACGCCCTGGACCAGCTCTGGGTGCAGCTGGACCAGAACATCTACAGGGCCGACTCCCGCTCGGCCGTCACCGCCGCCAAGGCCCGCGACCACCACACGAATGGCTTCGTACTGGACGCCGCCTGGCTGGAAACCGGCGGCAAGCCCCAGGCCCTTGACTACCAGGTGGACGACACCCGGATGCGGGTCCAGCTGCCCAGGAGCCTGGCCGCCAGGGGCGGCAAGCTGCAGCTTCATATCCGCTACCATTACCAGATCCCCGGCTCCTGGGGCGGGCGCACCGCCGTCACCCCCAGCCAGAACGGCGACATCTTCGAAATGGCCCAGTGGTATCCGCGCTTGGCCGTCTATGACGACCTGCGGGGCTGGGACACCCAGCCCTTCCTGGGAGCCGAGTTCTACCTCGAATACGGCAACTTCGACTACGCCATCACCCTGCCCTGGGACTACCTGGTGGTGGGCTCGGGCAAGCTGATGAACCCCCAGGAAGTGCTGACCAAGACCCAGCAGCGGCGCCTGGCCAAGGCCGAGGGCAGCGACGCTACCGTCTATCTGCGCAGCCCAGCCGAAGTGACAGACCCCGCCAGCCGGCCCGTCCAGAGCGGCAACCTGACCTGGCGCTTCCACATGGAGCACAGCCGCGACGTGGCCTTCGCCGCCTCCAAGGCCTTCGTGCTGGACGCGGCCCGCATCAATCTGCCCAACAAGCAGCCGGCCCTGGCCATGTCCGCCTACCCGCTGGAAGCGGTGGGGCAGGACAAGTGGGACCAGTCCACCCAATACCTCAAGGGCGCCATAGAGCACTTCTCCCAGTGGTACCCCTACCCCTGGCCCGTGGCCGTCAATCTCGGCGGCCACGGCGCCGGCATGGAATACCCCGGCATCGTCTTCGACGGCATGGACGACGCCGGCAAGAAGCTGTTCTGGATCAGCGCCCACGAGATAGGCCACAGCTGGTTCCCGATGATCGTCGGCTCCAACGAACGCCGCCACGCCTTCATGGACGAGGCCTTCAACACCTTCATCGACATCTACGCCTCCGACGCCGTCGACGGCGGCCGCTTCGCCCCCAAGCGCGACAGCGAATACGCCCCCGGCGGCGGCAACCCGGTGGACGAGATCTTGCCGGTGCTGGCCGACCCGCAGGCCCCCAACCTGATGGCCCCGGCCGACTCGGTATCCGAGAAGTACCGCCACAGCGTCAGCTACTTCAAGGGCGCCCTGGGCCTGGTGCTGCTGCGCGAGCAGATCCTGGGCCCGGAACGCTTCGACCGCGCCTTCAAGCACTACATCCAGACCTGGGCCTACCACCACCCCACGCCGTCGGACTTCTTCCGCACCATGGAAGACCAGGCCGGTGAGGATCTGGGCTGGTGGTGGCGGGGCTGGTACCTCAACAACTGGCAGCTGGACATGGCCATCAGCGGCGCCAGCTATGTGGACGGCGACCCTGCCAAGGGCCTGGCCCTGACCCTGGCCAGCCACCAGCAGCTGGTGATGCCGGTATTGGTGCGCATCGCTTACCAGGACGGCAGCCACAAGGATCTGCGCCTGCCGGTGGAAACCTGGCGCCAGAGCGCCACCCCCACAGTCCAGCTGCCCGGCGGCAAGGCGGTGGCCAGCCTCACCCTGGATCCGGACCACAAGCTGCCGGACTGCGACCGCCACAACGACAGCTTCCGCTTCTGACAAAAACCCCGGCCAAGGCCGGGGTTTGTCATTTCTTGATGCCGGGCGGCAGCCGGTGGCAGCACCAGGGTTCGTGGGTGGCGTTGTCGCGGATATTCTGGTCCAGGAAGCGGTAGTAACCGAGCCTGAGGCCGGCCCAGCCCTTGTCCGCCAGGGCCAGATCCCAAGGGGTCAGCAATTCGGCCAGCCGCTCCAGCTGGAAGTTGACGGCGTCGTAGGCCAGCCAAAGCCGCTCTCCTTCGCACCTGGCTTCCTGCACCCCCGGCTCTTCGGCCAGGGCCGCCGCCAGGGCCTGGCAGTCGCCCTTTCCCCTGAGCTTGAGGCGGCGCCGCACCAGGTAGGGCTGGCGCACCCCGGGTTTCAACATCATAGGCGCTCCTTTAGAACCAGAAACGGACCCCGGCCAGCCAACGCCCTTCGCGGGTGGCTTGGCCTTCTTGCCTGGCAAGTGAGGCGCTCTTGCCGAACCTGCCCTGCCACTCGAAGCCGACATAAGGGGCGAACTGGCGGGAAAATTCATAGCGCAGCCTAATGCCGGCGCTGGCGTCGGACAAGCCCTTGGCGATGCCCCGCTCGGTATCGTCCTTGCCGTAGAAGTTGGCCTCTATCTTGGGTTGCAGCACCAGGCGCTGGGTCAGCAGCAGCTCGTAGTCGGCGTCGAGGCGCAGGGCGCTGCGGCCCTGTTCGCCCAGGTAGGCGGTGACGTCCAGTTCGAACCAATAGGGCGCCAGCCCCTGGAAGCCCAGGGCCAGCCAGCGCCGCTCCGGGCCTTCGCCGCCGTCGAAGCGGGCCCCCAGTTGGGCATCCCAGAAACCGCTGACGGCATGGCTCCACAAGAGTTCGGTTCTAGCCTCCTCCAGCTTGTCCTTGGCCCAGTCCCCTTCGGCCTTGAGCACCGCCTTGTCAAAGCTGTTGCCGTACCAGGCCTGACCGTCATAGGCGCTGTCGCCCTGGCCCCGCCATTCCAGCTGGTCCAGCAGCAGGTGGGCGAACTGGTGCTCGTCCCCCATGTGCAGCTGGCGTGGGCCCGGCAGGGCGTAGGGGCCGCTGTCCAGGGTGTAACCGTCCGCATAGGCGTTGGGGTCGCGGCTATCGCCCGCCGGGGGCGGCGCCTTGTCGTTTTTGTCCATGGCCGCCATGTCGTGCCCCATGGCGCCCGGGTCCATCTTCTTCATGTCATGCGGCTTTTGGCCCTGAGCCATGGCCGGCATGCCGTGACCCATGCCGCCATGCTTCATCTGCGCCATGCCCTTCTGGGCCTTCGCCGTGGCGGGGTCTTGCGGCGGCTCTGCGGCCTGGGCCAGCAGCGGCAGGGCCAAGAGCGCCAAAGATAATGTTTTCATCATGCCTCCTCAGGCCACCACGACTTCCCGGAACATGCCGGCGTCCATATGGAACAGCAGGTGGCAGTGCCAGGCCCAACGGCCAAGGGCATCGGCCGTCACCCGAAAGCTGATGCGCTGGGCCGGCTGCACCGGGATGGTGTGCTTGCGGGCCACGAAGTTGCCCTTGTCGTCCTCCAGCTCGCTCCACATGCCGTGCAGGTGCATGGGGTGGGTCATCATGGTGTCGTTCTGCAATATCACCCGCAGCCGCTCGCCGTGGCGGAAGTGCACAGGCGTGGACTTGCCGAACTCCAGGCCGTCGAAGGACCAGCTGTAGCGCTCCATGTTGCCGGTGAGGTGCAGCTCCAACTCCCGGCCGGGCTCGCGCTGGTCCAGGGGCCCGCCGATGGTGGCCAGATCGGCCAGGGTCAGCACCCGGCGGCCGTTGTTGCGCAGGCCCACACCGGGGTCGTCCAGGTTGGTGCGGGGGCTGTCGACCCGCATGTCGACGCTGGGGCCGTATTCGCTGCTGGCGTGGCGCACCTTTTTGGACGGCACCGCCAGGCCCATGCCCTGTCGGCCGTGGTCCATGGCGCCCATCTGCATGCCGGCCATGGTGTGGTCCATGGCCATCTTGCCGTGGCCCATGTCCATGCTGCCCATCAT
This region includes:
- a CDS encoding cation transporter — its product is MMLKPGVRQPYLVRRRLKLRGKGDCQALAAALAEEPGVQEARCEGERLWLAYDAVNFQLERLAELLTPWDLALADKGWAGLRLGYYRFLDQNIRDNATHEPWCCHRLPPGIKK
- a CDS encoding M1 family metallopeptidase gives rise to the protein MSKWLSLAALSLSSLPALATGFDPQALFAPLSLPTPVNAYRSGSGQPGPLFWQNRADYRIQASLDTEAKVLSAEETISYTNNSPDALDQLWVQLDQNIYRADSRSAVTAAKARDHHTNGFVLDAAWLETGGKPQALDYQVDDTRMRVQLPRSLAARGGKLQLHIRYHYQIPGSWGGRTAVTPSQNGDIFEMAQWYPRLAVYDDLRGWDTQPFLGAEFYLEYGNFDYAITLPWDYLVVGSGKLMNPQEVLTKTQQRRLAKAEGSDATVYLRSPAEVTDPASRPVQSGNLTWRFHMEHSRDVAFAASKAFVLDAARINLPNKQPALAMSAYPLEAVGQDKWDQSTQYLKGAIEHFSQWYPYPWPVAVNLGGHGAGMEYPGIVFDGMDDAGKKLFWISAHEIGHSWFPMIVGSNERRHAFMDEAFNTFIDIYASDAVDGGRFAPKRDSEYAPGGGNPVDEILPVLADPQAPNLMAPADSVSEKYRHSVSYFKGALGLVLLREQILGPERFDRAFKHYIQTWAYHHPTPSDFFRTMEDQAGEDLGWWWRGWYLNNWQLDMAISGASYVDGDPAKGLALTLASHQQLVMPVLVRIAYQDGSHKDLRLPVETWRQSATPTVQLPGGKAVASLTLDPDHKLPDCDRHNDSFRF
- a CDS encoding copper resistance protein B — its product is MKTLSLALLALPLLAQAAEPPQDPATAKAQKGMAQMKHGGMGHGMPAMAQGQKPHDMKKMDPGAMGHDMAAMDKNDKAPPPAGDSRDPNAYADGYTLDSGPYALPGPRQLHMGDEHQFAHLLLDQLEWRGQGDSAYDGQAWYGNSFDKAVLKAEGDWAKDKLEEARTELLWSHAVSGFWDAQLGARFDGGEGPERRWLALGFQGLAPYWFELDVTAYLGEQGRSALRLDADYELLLTQRLVLQPKIEANFYGKDDTERGIAKGLSDASAGIRLRYEFSRQFAPYVGFEWQGRFGKSASLARQEGQATREGRWLAGVRFWF